In Pyrus communis chromosome 15, drPyrComm1.1, whole genome shotgun sequence, the genomic stretch TTTGTCTACACTTTATAAGATCTCTACGAGTATTAAACACTATCGATCTATCAAGATAAAAGATTAAAGGGTCATTTTAGTTCCGATCCTTAATCAGCCTAATTGTTAGATTGAaaccttatttgtttaaatattttgattggGGTCCTTAGGatcatttaagagatttaactcatgcatttatgcatttaatgccccacaaattatgaaatttaaacaaattcaaataatatttttaaaatataataaatacttaaaataaTGTATCCACATAATTATTAtcatatttttgaaaaataactagtgatatattttaaaatataaaatgaataCATATAATTAACAAGGGTAcatttagaaaaattaaaaatgggtacaaataaaattaaaaaaatgggtacaaatataaataaaaggttaaaaaatatgggcacaaaaaaaaaaaaatatatatatatatatatatgggtacaaattaaaactaaaaataagattggtataaattaaaaaaggattgcaaattaaaaatgggtacaaactaaatgaatatatttagaaataaaaaaatattttgtcattgaaataattaataacGTTTATTAAAACCTAAGACCttaataaaaagttgaaaatgaataaagttttaatcaatGTAGTAGAAAACAGAGAGATGATAACCTAATTTTTCCAAGAATGTATTATGGTAAGTTAGTTGGAATTCATAACCATTGATGCTCATGATATCCGCCAACATTAATGAAGAGATTTCTGCCCCTTGTAAAAACATATAAAACCATTGgaggaaacaaaaagaaatttataacaaaaattttTAATTAGGACAACACACGCACACATGATAAGACATACCAGAGAAAGATCCTCCCTCTtattaacaaaaatttacagatttataaaaataaaaaaagtaaaaaaaatcctTTGAAGCATTTTCCTTTTGATAATAATTTAGGATTAGAATTACTTAGTACCAATATCtggtgatattttttttcacttgtaagtgagagattttaagtttaaatctcGTAGATAGAGAATTTAATTCCAAATTAGATTGCCTATTGTGTGACTTAACcgaacttttcttcttcttagtaTAAAATTtatcattgtattaaaaaaataataatgtaggATTAGAGAATGAAAAGGGGAGGATCATGGGAtgggtggagatgctttaatATGCTCTTCAAGATTTGACATGTGTCACCTTTTTCTCACTCTTCAAATACacttccctgtctctctcttctcctttttatttccattatttcttattatttttgctttttctgGTATATTTCTTTCTCCACTCCCTTTCTTGCGCTTGCAGGTCTCAACTCTCTCCAGCTACATTTATTAATATTAAAGCAGTCATCTTTGAGCTGGGTTTTTTAATTGGTAAGCTTCCCATATCTTGTTTTCTTGATTTCTTTGATCCTTTTCATGTATTTCAGCTGTTTAAATAAAGtatagagagagggagggaaagGAGGGAGGGAAGGAAAGACTACACAGTTGACATATTTGGTAgtgattcttcttcttttaccTTCTTGCTTTTCCTGCTTAATAATTGTCATAATtatttgtagagagagagggaggggagaagagagagagagttgaattACAAGAGGCAGAGATAGGTTGCCTCAGATCCAGGGAAGTCTAAGTTAATATTGATGGGAAAAAGTTGCTTTCTTTGATAGGGTTGGGTTTTCCTGTGACTCTTGGGGCTTTGCCTTTGTTGGGTTTCTTTCTCATGAcctccttttctttcctttttctttcttgtgcTTTGATAAGTGGTTGGTTCTAAATTTAATCTgatttttgtactttttttctttctaattttacagtttttttcttttcatttgtgcATTTAAAGCTTGTATCTTTCTGGGTTGTAGTTGATGAGAAGAGTGAAGAGAAGAAGTTGAAAAGGGCTCAAAACCTGTCAATTTAGTAATATTAAAGTTCAATTTCCAAAAATGGAAGTGTGGATCCATTGTTGTTGACCAGATCTGATTACCCATTTCATTTTCCACCACCCTTTTTAGCTCATCCATACATTCACATCTCCTGAATTTTGCACCGTCTTTTCGCCTTTATTCGGGTGCCCTCAGGCATGGAAAATGGCCCGTTAGAACCCACCATTCACATTCCGAAATCATTCTCAATAGAGGGAGAAAGTCTTAGATTAATTGAGAAATGACAGGTTGTGTGATGTTGGAGGGATTGAAGGGTAACTTTTTGTATTGCCCAGATAAGGATTTTGATGGAGGATATGTCTTCGGCGTTTGCGTTGCCATTTAGAGTAGGTAACTCAGTCTGTGATAACCCAACCATAGCTGCCCATATCGATATCACAAGACTTAAGCTAATGAAAAACACGGCGGGGTTTGTATCTGGTTCTGTCACCATGGGTTCCAGTGAGACAGTTGCAGCTGTTGAAGAGGATTGTAATTGTAGTTGCTCAGGTAATAATAATTTCGGAGCAGTTTCTGCACCGAAAGAGGACAAGGGAGGAGGAGCTCCTTTGTTGGATATGATATCTCAAGACAAAAGCAATTGGGTTTCTTCTGCTGATTTGGTAGGCCGTGAGAGTGAGGACGATGATTCTTTATCATTGGAAGGGGATCAGGTTTTTGATAGCTTTTGTTCAGTCTCGGTGGCGAGTGAGTCAAGTAGCTTGTGTTTAGAGGACTTCCTCGTCTACGAGATTGGTCCGGATGCAGGCACTCTGAGTTCTGTAGACACGGAGCAGAGCATTTGCTGTGTTGATGTTGTCGATAAGGCTACAGATTTAGGTGATTCAAATTTTGAGACAGAGATCACAAGTGACCCCCTTGCTGTGACGGGGAACCCTGAGGAAGAAATTGGCGATGGGTCTGATCCAAAGCCATCTGCAGTTGTTGATCAATTACCTGTGGAAACAGGGGCCAAAGAAACAGTCAGCCGCAGTGTTTTTGAGGTAGACTATGTGCCACTTTGGGGGTTTACATCCGTGATTGGAAGAAGACCAGAGATGGAAGATGCACTTGCCGCTATACCACAATTTTTGAAGATTCCAATTCAAATGCTGATTGGTGACCGCATACTTGATGGCTTGAGCAAGTGTTTACACCAAACTGTGCATTTCTTTGGAGTGTATGATGGTCATGGAGGCTCTCAGGTATCATTTCCTAATCCTTACGTGTTCCGTGGGCAACTTTTTCCTTCTGCATAACATGCGCATAATGTCTTTCTACCGgtattttattttcatggaaTCGGCTTTAATTTTGTTTAGGTTGCAAACTATTGTCGTGATCGCGTTCATTTGGCTTTGGTTGAAGAGATAGAATCTGTTAAGGAAGGCCTAGTTCATGTAAGTATCAAAGACAATTGCCAAGCACAATGGACAAATGCATTTACGAATTGTTTTCTTAAGGTTGATACTGAGATTGGAGGGAAGGCTGGTCTTGAGCCCATCGCCCCAGAAACTGTTGGTTCCACTGCTGTTGTTGCCCTTATTTGCTCGTCTCATATCATAGTAGCAAACTGTGGAGATTCGAGAGCAGTTCTGTGTCGTGGTAAAGAACCCATGGCGTTGTCAGTGGATCATAAAGTAAGACATTCGCTAACTGAAGTCTTGTATCGTATAGTTTATTACTGATTGTGGAAACTGATGTGCATGTGTTGTATTTTGTCGTAAATTACCGTGTATGGAAAAATCGGTTGTAGCCAAATCGGGAAGACGAATATGCAAGGATTGAAGCAGCTGGAGGCAAGGTCATACAATGGAATGGCCATCGTGTGTTTGGAGTTCTTGCTATGTCAAGGTCTATAGGTATGTGCTTCACCatggttttttatttctcaACTGGGTGCTGTTCTCGTAGAAACCTTTGTAGTACTTCACCGAATGcctatatatacaatatatttgaTGCTAGGTCCAAATATGATGGTACATTTAGACGCACAAACACGTTTCGGTGACCAAAGTACATAGAAAAGCTATGTCCTACTCTAAAGCTTGAGCAATTCAACAGTAAAGTTGAATTTCaacttttgttttgggtttgcagGCGATAGATATTTAAAACCGTGGATCATTCCAGAACCAGAAGTGATGTTTATTCCCCGAACAAAAGACGACGAATGCCTAATTTTAGCCAGTGATGGTTTATGGGACGTTATGTCAAACGAAGAAGTGTGTGACCTTGCTCGGAGAAGAATACTCCTCTGGCACAAGAAGAATGGCGCAGATGGACTTCCGCAGGAAAGAGGCATAGGAATTGATCCCGCTGCTCAGGCAGCCGCGGAGTTTCTTTCAAACCGTGCCCTTCAAAAAGGAAGTAAGGACAACATTACTGTAATTGTGGTAGATTTGAAAGCTCAAAGGAA encodes the following:
- the LOC137717898 gene encoding protein phosphatase 2C 50-like codes for the protein MEDMSSAFALPFRVGNSVCDNPTIAAHIDITRLKLMKNTAGFVSGSVTMGSSETVAAVEEDCNCSCSGNNNFGAVSAPKEDKGGGAPLLDMISQDKSNWVSSADLVGRESEDDDSLSLEGDQVFDSFCSVSVASESSSLCLEDFLVYEIGPDAGTLSSVDTEQSICCVDVVDKATDLGDSNFETEITSDPLAVTGNPEEEIGDGSDPKPSAVVDQLPVETGAKETVSRSVFEVDYVPLWGFTSVIGRRPEMEDALAAIPQFLKIPIQMLIGDRILDGLSKCLHQTVHFFGVYDGHGGSQVANYCRDRVHLALVEEIESVKEGLVHVSIKDNCQAQWTNAFTNCFLKVDTEIGGKAGLEPIAPETVGSTAVVALICSSHIIVANCGDSRAVLCRGKEPMALSVDHKPNREDEYARIEAAGGKVIQWNGHRVFGVLAMSRSIGDRYLKPWIIPEPEVMFIPRTKDDECLILASDGLWDVMSNEEVCDLARRRILLWHKKNGADGLPQERGIGIDPAAQAAAEFLSNRALQKGSKDNITVIVVDLKAQRKFKSKT